One segment of Dolichospermum sp. DET69 DNA contains the following:
- the queG gene encoding tRNA epoxyqueuosine(34) reductase QueG, producing MNEIRLVSSKVVKAKAQELGFHEVGIAAVSDLEPTETQKLQDWLKMGYHADMEWMKNPKREDITLVMPEVRSLISVALNYYTPHERPQGDEYGKISRYAWGRDYHRVLQKKLKELAIWLESLGENVKTRYYADTGPVQDKVWAQKAGIGWIAKNGNVITRKYGSWVFLAEILTNIELESDRPSTQHCGTCTRCLQACPTGAITEPFVVDANRCIAYHTIENRAEELPPDITPHLQGWVAGCDICQDVCPWNQRFAQATDVTDFQPYPSNLAPKLVKLAEISNQEWDKTFTASALRRIKPEMLRRNARANLDKSKHNNDPESNNF from the coding sequence ATGAATGAAATTAGATTAGTTAGCAGCAAAGTAGTGAAAGCAAAAGCCCAAGAATTGGGATTTCACGAAGTGGGTATTGCTGCTGTCAGTGATTTAGAGCCGACAGAGACACAAAAATTGCAAGATTGGCTAAAAATGGGTTATCACGCTGACATGGAATGGATGAAAAATCCCAAGCGTGAAGATATTACTTTAGTTATGCCAGAAGTGCGATCGCTCATATCTGTAGCTCTAAATTATTATACTCCCCATGAACGTCCCCAAGGTGATGAATACGGCAAAATTTCCCGTTATGCCTGGGGTCGAGATTATCATAGAGTTCTGCAAAAAAAGCTCAAAGAATTAGCTATTTGGCTAGAATCTCTAGGCGAAAATGTGAAAACGCGTTATTATGCAGATACAGGGCCAGTTCAAGATAAAGTTTGGGCGCAAAAAGCCGGTATTGGTTGGATTGCTAAAAACGGGAATGTGATTACCAGAAAATATGGTTCATGGGTATTTTTGGCAGAAATATTAACTAATATAGAACTAGAGAGCGATCGCCCATCAACCCAACACTGTGGAACCTGTACCCGTTGTCTGCAAGCTTGTCCTACAGGTGCAATTACTGAACCCTTTGTAGTAGACGCTAATCGCTGCATTGCCTATCATACTATCGAAAATCGGGCAGAAGAATTACCACCAGACATTACACCTCATTTACAAGGATGGGTAGCAGGTTGTGATATTTGTCAAGATGTTTGTCCCTGGAATCAACGATTTGCTCAAGCAACTGATGTCACTGATTTTCAACCCTATCCTAGTAATTTAGCTCCGAAGCTAGTAAAATTAGCTGAAATATCAAATCAGGAGTGGGATAAAACATTCACAGCATCGGCCTTGCGGCGCATTAAACCAGAAATGTTACGACGTAATGCTCGCGCTAATCTTGACAAATCCAAGCATAATAATGACCCAGAAAGTAATAATTTTTGA
- the mnmE gene encoding tRNA uridine-5-carboxymethylaminomethyl(34) synthesis GTPase MnmE, protein MSELLANTGTIAAIATAVVPQQGSVGIVRVSGDLAMAIAQTLFYPPGRQVWESHRILYGYIRQPQTKQIVDEALLLIMKAPRSFTREDVVEFHCHGGIMAVQQVLQLCLENGARLAQPGEFTLRAFLNGRLDLTQAESIADLVGAKSPQAAQTALAGLQGKLAQPIRKLRANCLDILAEIEARIDFEEDLPPLDQQRIIADIDQVTAEISKLLATKDQGELLRTGLKVAIVGRPNVGKSSLLNAWSQSDRAIVTDLPGTTRDVVESQLVVGGIPVQVLDTAGIRETVDQVEKIGVERSRRAANAADLVLFTIDAGAGWTPADQEIYEQVKHRPVILVINKIDLISPEESKILQSEIENPKSKIVTAAAINQGIDSLETAILEIVQQGKVQAADMDLAINQRQAAALTKAKGDLAQVQVTITDQLPLDFWTIDLRGAIQALGEITGEEVTESVLDRIFSRFCIGK, encoded by the coding sequence ATGTCGGAATTATTAGCTAACACGGGAACTATTGCGGCGATCGCTACTGCTGTTGTCCCTCAACAAGGTAGTGTAGGTATTGTGCGGGTTTCTGGTGATCTGGCCATGGCGATCGCTCAAACTCTATTTTATCCCCCAGGGCGACAAGTTTGGGAAAGTCACCGCATTCTTTATGGTTATATTCGTCAACCCCAAACCAAGCAAATTGTTGATGAAGCCTTATTATTGATTATGAAAGCCCCCCGGTCTTTTACCCGTGAAGATGTGGTAGAGTTCCATTGTCATGGGGGAATTATGGCAGTGCAACAAGTATTGCAACTATGCTTAGAAAATGGCGCAAGATTAGCCCAACCGGGAGAATTTACATTAAGAGCATTTTTAAATGGCAGATTAGACTTAACCCAAGCGGAGAGTATAGCAGATTTAGTAGGAGCAAAATCACCTCAAGCTGCTCAAACGGCTTTAGCTGGATTACAGGGTAAATTAGCCCAACCTATCCGCAAATTACGAGCTAATTGTTTAGATATCTTGGCAGAAATTGAAGCTAGAATTGATTTTGAAGAAGATTTACCACCTTTAGACCAACAAAGAATTATTGCAGATATTGATCAAGTAACGGCGGAAATTAGCAAATTATTAGCGACAAAAGATCAAGGTGAATTATTGCGAACTGGTTTAAAAGTGGCGATAGTGGGACGGCCAAATGTGGGAAAATCGAGTTTATTAAATGCTTGGAGTCAGAGCGATCGCGCTATTGTCACAGATTTACCGGGAACAACCCGCGATGTGGTAGAATCCCAGTTAGTTGTCGGGGGAATTCCCGTCCAAGTGTTAGATACAGCCGGGATTCGGGAAACAGTAGATCAGGTAGAAAAGATTGGTGTAGAGCGATCGCGTCGTGCTGCTAATGCCGCTGATTTGGTATTATTTACTATTGATGCTGGTGCAGGTTGGACTCCCGCAGATCAAGAAATTTATGAACAAGTAAAACACCGTCCCGTAATTTTAGTAATTAATAAAATTGATCTAATTTCCCCAGAAGAAAGTAAAATACTCCAATCTGAAATCGAAAATCCTAAATCTAAAATCGTCACAGCCGCAGCGATAAATCAAGGAATTGATAGTTTAGAAACAGCGATTTTAGAAATAGTGCAACAAGGAAAAGTTCAAGCCGCTGATATGGATTTAGCAATTAATCAAAGACAAGCAGCAGCTTTAACAAAAGCAAAAGGCGATTTAGCCCAAGTACAAGTTACAATCACCGATCAATTACCCTTGGATTTTTGGACAATTGATTTAAGAGGAGCAATTCAAGCATTAGGAGAAATCACCGGTGAAGAAGTCACAGAATCAGTATTAGATCGGATTTTTAGTAGGTTCTGTATTGGTAAATAA
- a CDS encoding DUF2288 domain-containing protein, producing the protein MSDLREKLQQNLDEAEWEWLIPHVQKDAVIVVTENLDLLDVGEAIASDNIPSVQHWIDEQLLAKPTVDQVGEWNLNRNKRFNALIVEPYVIIKEIATV; encoded by the coding sequence ATGTCAGATTTACGCGAAAAATTGCAACAAAATCTCGATGAAGCAGAATGGGAGTGGTTAATTCCCCATGTTCAAAAAGATGCGGTAATTGTGGTGACAGAGAATTTGGATTTATTAGATGTGGGAGAAGCGATCGCTAGTGATAATATTCCTTCAGTGCAACATTGGATAGATGAGCAATTGTTAGCGAAACCTACAGTAGATCAAGTAGGAGAATGGAATCTTAACCGGAACAAGCGATTTAATGCTCTGATTGTTGAACCTTACGTCATCATCAAGGAAATAGCCACTGTTTAA
- a CDS encoding UvrD-helicase domain-containing protein — MISQNQPNSEQIKIINHTKGALLILAPVGTGKTCVLSSRVVKAIEEGIPPEKILCLTFTNRAAKEMKKRLAEMFPQQFRYITIKTFHSLCTSILRIEARNIGLPADFVVYDDTDCLGIIKGIFRFRDDKKAQKQLSKIADCKTKAIHLQLSPNYPPEKLFAPLGIDNAKLASKYQNLLQERHALDFSDLIFYVRSLFSDYPEIKKRWEERFDFIQVDEVQDTHLSEYEIVRCLATRTGNIAIIGDLDQTIYEWRGSEPEQVVSQFKQEFQPQEYSLTWNYRATKTLLNTASVFADSFETRHTKITPAPSCKNGELIPIYTAKNEEDEGKWIAQQIRDLAQNNPDFLYNRVAILTRNHNRSNLISSILERLNIPSVTVEQHQFFARQEIKDALAYLRLIINPFDTTAMLRMLLRPSRGIGNVTLNHIIKEGENCGFKLTDMASTQTFIDGDPFSNLITAYDSGTIIVFDVETTGLLAGKDEVIEIAAIKLINGEIKSEFHYYIKDTVPVGDSKRIHGYSDEFLAANGKNAIDVFTEFLDFIQDAFLIGHNLGFDIKMIIADAQKLGLSTPQFQWGDTWDLAKRFIQADNYSLENLATKLKLNQFPNHSAINDTRATVELLAILIPLVKHRADYRQALVYRYGKGFENLADDIQSWKNTSQKLRPADLLDKILIDSGLYDYYENHEPQKLENLKQLVKIFQEQDDLVLHPDTALRNIIEYTALSKNLDQVSEKNNQVLIITIHQSKGLEFDTVFIAGMCEAEFPTYYSLLDHKVEEEKRLFYVALTRAKKQLFISWFLKDYKNEPKSKSQFIGSLPAEYLIENTFSSS, encoded by the coding sequence ATGATTTCCCAAAACCAACCCAACTCAGAACAAATCAAAATCATCAACCACACAAAAGGAGCATTATTAATATTAGCTCCTGTGGGAACTGGTAAAACCTGCGTTTTATCATCAAGAGTTGTCAAAGCAATTGAAGAAGGTATTCCTCCCGAAAAAATCCTCTGTCTAACTTTCACTAACCGCGCAGCTAAAGAAATGAAAAAACGGTTAGCAGAAATGTTTCCTCAACAATTTCGCTATATCACAATTAAAACTTTTCATAGTTTATGTACTTCTATCCTGAGAATAGAAGCGAGAAATATTGGTTTACCAGCAGATTTTGTAGTTTATGATGATACTGACTGCTTAGGAATAATTAAAGGTATTTTTCGATTCCGTGACGATAAAAAAGCTCAAAAGCAATTATCAAAAATAGCAGATTGCAAAACTAAAGCGATTCATTTACAACTATCTCCTAATTACCCTCCAGAAAAATTATTTGCACCATTAGGAATAGATAATGCAAAATTAGCTAGTAAATATCAAAACCTATTACAAGAACGTCATGCTTTAGATTTTTCTGATTTAATATTCTATGTTCGTTCCTTGTTTTCTGATTATCCAGAAATAAAAAAAAGATGGGAAGAACGTTTTGATTTTATTCAAGTTGATGAAGTTCAAGATACTCATTTATCTGAATATGAAATTGTCAGATGTTTAGCTACTCGAACTGGGAATATTGCCATAATTGGAGATTTAGACCAAACTATTTATGAATGGAGAGGTTCAGAACCTGAACAAGTTGTCAGTCAATTTAAACAAGAGTTTCAACCGCAAGAATATTCTCTCACTTGGAATTATCGCGCTACTAAAACCTTACTAAATACGGCTTCTGTTTTTGCTGATTCTTTTGAAACACGACATACAAAAATAACTCCTGCTCCCAGTTGTAAAAATGGTGAATTAATTCCTATTTATACAGCAAAAAATGAGGAGGATGAAGGGAAATGGATTGCTCAACAAATTCGAGATTTAGCTCAAAATAATCCTGATTTTCTATATAATCGAGTTGCTATTTTGACTAGAAATCATAATCGTAGTAATCTAATTAGTAGCATTTTAGAAAGATTGAATATTCCCTCTGTCACAGTTGAACAACATCAATTTTTTGCTCGTCAAGAAATTAAAGATGCTCTTGCTTATTTACGGTTAATTATCAATCCTTTTGATACAACTGCAATGTTGAGAATGTTACTGCGTCCTAGTCGGGGAATTGGTAATGTTACTCTAAATCATATCATTAAAGAAGGTGAAAATTGTGGTTTTAAATTAACGGATATGGCATCAACACAAACTTTTATTGATGGTGATCCTTTTAGTAATTTAATTACTGCTTATGATTCGGGAACAATTATTGTTTTTGATGTAGAAACTACAGGACTTTTAGCTGGTAAAGATGAAGTAATTGAAATTGCAGCAATTAAATTAATCAATGGTGAGATAAAATCAGAATTTCATTATTATATAAAAGATACTGTTCCTGTAGGAGATTCAAAACGAATACACGGTTATAGTGATGAATTTTTAGCAGCAAATGGCAAAAATGCAATTGATGTATTTACAGAGTTTCTAGATTTTATCCAAGATGCTTTTTTAATAGGACATAATCTCGGTTTTGACATTAAAATGATTATAGCTGATGCTCAAAAATTAGGTTTATCAACTCCGCAATTTCAATGGGGAGATACCTGGGATTTAGCAAAACGTTTTATTCAAGCAGATAATTATAGTTTAGAAAATTTAGCAACTAAATTAAAACTAAATCAATTTCCAAATCATAGTGCTATTAATGACACCCGTGCAACTGTAGAATTATTAGCAATTCTCATTCCTTTAGTTAAACATCGTGCTGATTATCGTCAAGCATTAGTTTACCGTTATGGAAAAGGATTTGAAAATTTAGCTGATGATATTCAAAGTTGGAAAAATACCAGTCAAAAATTACGTCCAGCAGATTTATTAGATAAAATATTAATTGATTCTGGTTTATATGACTATTATGAAAATCATGAACCACAAAAATTAGAAAACCTCAAACAGTTAGTAAAGATATTTCAAGAACAGGATGATTTAGTATTACATCCTGATACAGCACTCAGAAATATCATAGAATATACGGCATTATCAAAAAATTTAGACCAAGTTTCTGAGAAAAATAATCAAGTTTTAATCATCACAATTCATCAATCAAAAGGTTTAGAGTTTGATACCGTCTTTATTGCAGGTATGTGTGAGGCAGAATTTCCGACTTACTACAGTTTACTAGATCATAAAGTAGAGGAAGAAAAGCGGTTATTTTATGTAGCTTTAACCAGAGCAAAAAAACAGTTATTTATCTCCTGGTTTCTCAAAGATTATAAAAATGAACCGAAGTCCAAAAGTCAGTTTATTGGTTCATTACCTGCTGAGTATTTAATTGAAAATACATTCTCTAGTAGCTAA
- a CDS encoding RNA-directed DNA polymerase, with amino-acid sequence MISKKDIEQRLQDLDWTLYRLAKEFAELRANRTGAKEVPPASRYHTSLGKAIDNPGASKLETIEDIVQVLNGEFTILWEAGKVVTIRLEEETLEALKQRAENEGKTINAIAKQLLLQALSGLPSQKSKQVTNLVMAEEAKIRRSFHPIIASAYSAVHQWLGEIPDAQGYKELNYSKDILHCLEKGDLKSTAFQFYSLFPRYYFESVHILDSVIESNRLLNRLRYHPRIYLLDVGCVMGAATAAFIEKILTLPKDDITSKKIEIINVGIDPNIYGYAIYQKFMQELQEKINPFNITLDFKAINQPLAPAILSTISHLQNKLNDENASVKALSNLFIMQLDLASSISQDDLLQKERNKKLKALGLAPEIDTDIEKEFWQDEALSFKRLLEEVPIENLHLTTIGTKKLEQSLKQIIQASDINEGINAICTAFDKFMGKHRISYVMEGKQAVDFENPAGSYWYEQNKLNHADQFNAVCQTIKNSELEEDNEWNKLISLDNIELAWVKARNNIFNESFYDEVEIRLFENNLDENLQILIDNLVDKLYSDKLLPSGQDIDYKFVKSRSKGRPKQLTRLEEEILAIAILQTIGKNKDFDFYSYQLKLEQTEDLYENYFPRYTKFLKASEESAKSCPKGAVLRTDIQEYYKQVIQQQLLDITITELEIRSDRIKWLLTKIMKQNLNNGHENGSGLKQGTLTSGFYANLYLKAIDDYFANEPKWKHKINFHRYVDDIIAVAPNGNDIEKFEIELIEKLSNLGLKLNKEKTEHYKKISDFLPSTELDDHLKELNKNFNSMLVSLWIMDHDYRTEFELANSSHDDQSWWKFIKLYQHCLYSLGIYVTEINLSRRIYQKLNYKKSNSKEQLEFPSFPTDDNFIIISQWSIQFQELNRTWIYQKNQIKSQVVNLFKESLKNLQEIIAIIKDKGHSISEQEKRKLNINKRKSETRIRTSVNKLLILGFDQVWEELIFVICDLFVIRNLLDVIIALASQGHRDAIKQLWQYYQNSNIATEESSEYVRAILLESLRFLPILKLAGWELIFTSATAAKSDIEKLKATETWLYLGHLAKPYVQPQHLQSIVNALKNDPPPFTRLKKNYILILGMYNYDLLDNIPLSNEEKNDYLIKDALKLAESGKVSELFKEIEPARVRQYYNPKQKSATKDKQYSL; translated from the coding sequence ATGATAAGCAAGAAAGATATTGAGCAACGTCTACAGGATTTAGATTGGACGCTTTACCGTCTAGCAAAAGAATTTGCGGAACTTCGTGCTAATCGTACAGGTGCAAAAGAAGTCCCTCCTGCGTCGCGTTATCATACTTCCCTTGGTAAAGCTATAGATAATCCTGGTGCATCCAAACTAGAAACCATTGAAGATATTGTTCAGGTTCTCAATGGAGAATTCACTATCTTATGGGAAGCGGGAAAAGTAGTTACTATTCGACTAGAAGAGGAAACTTTAGAAGCGTTAAAACAGAGAGCAGAAAATGAAGGGAAGACTATTAACGCTATAGCTAAACAACTATTATTACAAGCACTTTCAGGACTTCCTTCGCAGAAGTCGAAACAAGTTACTAATTTGGTAATGGCTGAAGAAGCTAAAATTCGTCGTTCTTTTCATCCTATTATTGCATCTGCTTATTCTGCCGTACATCAATGGTTAGGAGAAATACCAGACGCACAGGGATATAAAGAACTTAATTATTCAAAAGATATTTTACACTGTTTAGAAAAAGGAGATTTAAAAAGTACAGCTTTTCAGTTTTATAGTTTATTCCCCCGTTATTATTTTGAATCAGTTCATATTTTAGATAGTGTGATTGAATCGAATAGATTACTTAATAGATTGAGATATCATCCACGCATTTATTTATTAGATGTTGGTTGTGTAATGGGTGCTGCTACGGCTGCTTTTATTGAAAAAATCTTAACTTTACCAAAAGATGATATTACATCTAAAAAAATAGAAATCATTAATGTAGGTATAGATCCAAATATTTATGGTTACGCTATTTATCAGAAGTTTATGCAGGAATTACAAGAGAAGATTAACCCATTTAATATTACCTTAGATTTTAAAGCAATTAATCAGCCTCTTGCACCAGCAATTCTAAGCACTATCAGCCACTTACAAAATAAATTAAATGATGAAAATGCTTCTGTAAAAGCTTTATCTAATCTTTTTATCATGCAGCTTGATTTAGCTTCATCTATTAGTCAAGATGACCTTTTACAAAAAGAAAGAAATAAAAAACTTAAGGCTTTAGGATTAGCACCAGAAATTGATACAGATATAGAAAAAGAATTTTGGCAAGATGAAGCACTTTCTTTTAAACGGTTATTAGAAGAAGTACCTATTGAAAATCTACATTTAACGACTATAGGGACAAAAAAATTAGAACAATCTTTGAAACAAATAATTCAAGCTAGTGATATTAATGAAGGAATCAATGCTATATGTACGGCTTTTGATAAATTCATGGGTAAACATAGAATTTCTTATGTAATGGAAGGTAAACAAGCCGTTGATTTTGAAAATCCTGCTGGTAGTTATTGGTATGAACAAAATAAATTAAATCATGCTGATCAATTTAATGCTGTTTGTCAAACTATCAAAAATAGTGAACTTGAAGAAGATAATGAATGGAATAAATTGATTAGTTTAGACAATATAGAACTAGCTTGGGTTAAAGCTAGAAATAATATCTTTAATGAATCTTTTTATGATGAGGTGGAAATCCGGTTGTTTGAAAATAATTTGGATGAAAATTTACAGATTCTTATTGATAACTTAGTTGATAAGTTATATTCAGATAAATTGCTTCCTTCTGGTCAAGATATTGACTATAAATTTGTCAAAAGTAGATCAAAAGGTCGTCCAAAACAGTTAACTCGTTTAGAAGAAGAAATATTAGCAATTGCTATTTTGCAAACTATTGGAAAGAATAAAGACTTTGATTTTTATTCCTATCAACTAAAATTAGAACAGACAGAAGATTTATATGAAAATTACTTTCCTAGATATACTAAGTTTTTAAAAGCATCAGAAGAAAGTGCTAAAAGTTGTCCCAAAGGTGCTGTTTTAAGAACTGACATACAAGAATATTATAAACAAGTTATTCAACAACAGTTACTTGATATTACTATAACAGAACTAGAAATTAGAAGTGACCGTATTAAATGGTTACTTACTAAAATTATGAAACAGAATTTGAATAATGGACATGAAAATGGTAGCGGACTTAAACAAGGAACTCTGACATCAGGTTTTTATGCTAACTTGTATCTGAAAGCAATTGATGATTATTTTGCTAATGAACCAAAATGGAAACATAAAATCAATTTTCATCGTTATGTTGATGATATTATTGCAGTTGCTCCCAATGGTAATGATATTGAAAAATTTGAAATAGAATTAATAGAGAAACTCAGCAATCTAGGACTAAAGCTTAACAAAGAGAAAACAGAACATTATAAAAAGATATCTGATTTCTTACCAAGTACGGAATTAGATGATCATTTAAAGGAACTGAATAAAAACTTTAATTCTATGCTTGTTTCTTTATGGATAATGGATCATGATTATCGCACTGAATTTGAGTTAGCTAATAGCAGTCATGATGATCAATCATGGTGGAAATTCATAAAATTATATCAACATTGTTTATATTCCCTGGGAATTTATGTCACAGAAATCAATTTGAGTCGGAGAATATATCAAAAATTAAATTATAAAAAATCAAACAGTAAAGAACAATTAGAATTTCCATCTTTTCCTACAGATGATAACTTTATTATTATTTCTCAATGGAGTATTCAATTTCAAGAATTGAATCGCACTTGGATTTATCAGAAAAATCAGATTAAGTCTCAAGTTGTTAATCTATTTAAGGAAAGTTTAAAAAATCTACAAGAAATTATAGCAATTATCAAAGATAAAGGTCATTCTATCAGTGAACAAGAAAAGCGAAAATTAAATATAAACAAGAGAAAATCAGAAACTAGAATCAGAACATCTGTAAATAAATTGCTAATTCTAGGATTTGATCAAGTTTGGGAAGAACTCATTTTTGTCATTTGTGATTTATTCGTAATTCGTAACTTACTAGATGTAATAATTGCTTTAGCTTCTCAAGGACATAGAGATGCTATTAAGCAATTATGGCAATATTATCAAAATAGTAACATAGCAACTGAAGAATCTAGTGAATATGTTCGCGCTATTTTACTTGAATCATTGCGTTTTTTGCCAATACTAAAATTAGCAGGTTGGGAATTAATATTTACCTCTGCAACAGCAGCTAAATCTGATATTGAAAAGCTGAAAGCAACAGAAACTTGGCTTTATTTAGGACATCTTGCAAAACCTTATGTACAACCGCAACATCTTCAAAGTATTGTCAATGCTTTAAAAAATGATCCTCCTCCATTTACTCGACTCAAGAAAAACTACATCTTGATTTTGGGAATGTACAATTACGATTTACTAGATAATATTCCACTTTCTAATGAAGAGAAAAATGATTATTTAATCAAAGATGCTCTGAAACTTGCAGAATCAGGAAAAGTTTCTGAACTGTTTAAAGAAATTGAACCAGCAAGAGTTAGACAATATTACAACCCGAAACAAAAATCAGCTACTAAAGATAAACAATATTCACTCTAA
- a CDS encoding 1-acyl-sn-glycerol-3-phosphate acyltransferase, producing MTRTREPLISLALYHAFKWSVISPLLHTYFRGRIYGAENVPQTGSVIIVSNHASYFDPPIVSTSVRRPVAYMAKEELFKVPVLSQAIKLYGAYPVSRGSADRNAIRSALEYLDNGWAVGVFLEGTRTTDGRIHDPKRGAALLAAKANAPFLPVCLWGSEKILQPGSSVPRSVPLTLRIGKLIDAPSSSKKEELERVTQMCADAINEMHDLGR from the coding sequence ATGACTAGAACTCGTGAACCCTTAATTAGTTTAGCACTGTATCACGCCTTTAAGTGGTCGGTGATTAGCCCTTTGCTGCATACATACTTTCGCGGTAGGATTTATGGCGCGGAAAATGTCCCTCAAACTGGGTCTGTGATCATAGTTAGTAATCATGCTAGTTACTTTGACCCCCCCATAGTTTCTACTTCTGTCCGTCGTCCAGTTGCTTACATGGCCAAGGAAGAATTATTTAAAGTTCCGGTTTTATCCCAAGCAATTAAATTATATGGTGCATACCCGGTGAGTCGCGGTAGTGCTGACCGCAATGCTATCCGTTCGGCTTTAGAATATTTAGATAATGGTTGGGCTGTGGGTGTGTTTTTAGAAGGTACACGCACGACCGATGGTCGCATTCATGACCCCAAAAGAGGTGCAGCCCTTTTAGCCGCTAAGGCTAACGCTCCTTTCTTACCAGTGTGTTTATGGGGAAGTGAGAAAATTTTACAACCTGGTTCTTCTGTTCCCCGTTCTGTACCTTTGACTCTGAGAATTGGGAAGTTAATTGATGCTCCCAGTTCTAGCAAGAAGGAGGAATTGGAGAGAGTTACTCAAATGTGTGCGGACGCAATTAATGAAATGCACGATTTGGGAAGGTGA
- a CDS encoding phosphate ABC transporter substrate-binding protein, whose protein sequence is MSQKSGPPPIVFILLFLAFLGGGYWWFFMRNPAQTTTTTQPENSPLGSNTTTTTGAFSLPTTVASGTTVKIDGSTSMVTINQNLKNGFEKKFPGTKVVAVGNGTDKGIQDLLAGKVDIAGASRPLTAQEQSQGLKAVTVTQDAIALIVGKTNPFNQGLTSSQVADIFQGKINNWSAVGGAAATIRVINRPAISGTHQAFKELVLKKGNFGTTPNITTLQRDATTPLIQALGTDGIGYATFAQVANQQTVRVLAIDGLTPDGSSYPYQRSLYYVYKDPANVGVQAFLGYATSPQGQQALALGN, encoded by the coding sequence ATGAGTCAGAAAAGCGGACCGCCTCCTATTGTTTTTATTCTTTTATTTCTCGCGTTTTTAGGTGGTGGTTACTGGTGGTTTTTCATGCGTAACCCTGCCCAGACAACTACAACTACACAGCCAGAGAATAGTCCTCTCGGTAGTAATACCACAACTACTACTGGGGCTTTCTCATTACCAACAACAGTAGCCAGCGGTACTACCGTCAAGATAGATGGTTCTACTAGTATGGTGACAATTAACCAAAATCTTAAAAATGGTTTTGAGAAAAAGTTTCCCGGCACAAAAGTGGTAGCAGTTGGTAATGGGACAGATAAGGGAATTCAGGATCTCTTAGCTGGTAAAGTGGATATTGCAGGGGCTTCTAGACCATTAACAGCACAGGAACAAAGTCAGGGATTGAAGGCGGTTACTGTAACACAAGATGCGATCGCTCTGATAGTCGGTAAGACAAATCCCTTCAATCAAGGATTAACCAGTAGCCAAGTTGCAGATATATTTCAGGGAAAAATTAATAATTGGTCAGCAGTAGGTGGTGCAGCCGCAACTATCCGCGTTATTAATCGTCCAGCAATTAGTGGCACACATCAAGCATTTAAAGAATTAGTGCTGAAGAAAGGCAATTTTGGGACTACACCCAATATTACGACATTGCAACGAGATGCCACAACTCCCTTAATTCAAGCTTTAGGAACTGATGGTATAGGTTATGCTACCTTTGCTCAAGTTGCTAATCAGCAAACAGTGCGAGTTTTGGCTATTGATGGTTTAACACCAGATGGAAGTAGTTATCCTTATCAGCGATCGCTGTATTACGTCTATAAAGACCCTGCTAATGTGGGAGTTCAAGCATTTTTAGGTTACGCGACTTCCCCCCAAGGACAACAGGCTTTAGCATTAGGAAACTGA